Proteins encoded together in one Antennarius striatus isolate MH-2024 chromosome 13, ASM4005453v1, whole genome shotgun sequence window:
- the LOC137606456 gene encoding piggyBac transposable element-derived protein 4-like, with protein MAKRKAKACGGGRFKQLTLAQSLSGSVAAVKMSDSGKDRGAGDAPKEIEDRIGGEESVAGCSGAPPQFGGVPRGSAAAEGSPLRLSGDGSDSEPDPDSSSEWIPSESSRESSPDPWEPTEDLRSKVPNTSRGRAPARGRGARRRQSLEVDAGVWSHDGWKPTKFPFVATPGPQNAAADLDSDQPVDFMQLFLTDELLGHIVSQTNLYAQQFIQAHPEALPHSRERVWKPVNVPELKKYLGLMFLTGYIKKPSVSMYWSEDPMEAIPYFNNTMPRNRFQLIGKFLHFNDNASQDAGDKLYKVRPVLDSIISKFKELYQPHENICIDEGMLQWRGRLNFRVYNPQKPVKYGIKSYILCDSRTGYCYNMLPYVGQPSTLPDIVFSLLDRLTEQGYTIFMDNFYNSVKLCEQLCKKKTNVCGTLRKNRGEPQIIREPSKTDLGEEGKVVRHNGRVLVLAWQDKRLVRMITTCHNDRMQRVEVWQKGQREKVAQLKPECVVQYNSCMNGVDKLDQNIAYYPFIRKTQNWTKKFVAYLFQICVYNAYVLFRSRNPGIKKSHLDFMKDIARSWTEKGYVSHEGGEEMEVEDVLQTRSVRNRDPEGRLDGLMSRHKLERLWATTKKAHPSRKCRVCVRRGGRSETRMWCKACRIPLHAGECFTVYHTQKKYD; from the exons atggcgaagcgcaaggcgaaagcatgtggaggaggcaggttcaagcagctcacactggcacagagcttgtctggcagtgtagctgctgtgaaaatgagcgacagcggtaaggatcggggtgcaggagatgcacccaaggagattgaagaccggatcggaggcgaggaaagcgtggcgggttgtagcggggcccccccgcagttcggcggcgtcccacgtgggagcgccgctgcggagggttctccgctgcgtctgtccggcgacggttctgactctgaaccggacccggaCTCGTCATCTGAGTGGATtccgtcagaaagcagcagggagtcctccccagatccgtgggagcccacggaggatctgaggagcaaag tccctaacacgagtagaggacgtgcacctgctagagggagaggtgcgaggagacgccaatcactggaggtggatgcaggtgtttggagtcatgatggctggaaacccactaagttcccattcgtggcaacccctggtccccagaatgcggctgcagacctggattcagaccagccggttgacttcatgcagctgtttctgactgacgagctgctgggtcacattgtgtctcagaccaacctgtatgcacagcagtttatacaggcacatcctgaagctctgccacactccagagagagggtgtggaaaccggtgaacgttccagagctcaaaaaatACTTGGGTCTTATgttcctcaccggctacataaagaagcccagcgtcagcatgtactggagtgaggatccaatggaagccattccgtacttcaacaacaccatgccacgcaacaggttccagctaattgggaagtttctccacttcaatgacaatgcctcacaggatgctggagataaactttataaagtgcgtcctgtccttgattcaattatttccaaattcaaagagctgtatcagcctcatgaaaacatttgtattgatgaggggatgttgcagtggcgtggacgcctgaacttcagggtttacaaccctcagaagccagtcaaatatggcataaaatcttatattttgtgtgactcgcggactggctattgttacaatatgttgccttatgttggccagccgagcacactcccagacattgtgttctccctccttgaccgcctgaccgagcaggggtacacaatattcatggacaatttttataattccgtaaaactgtgtgagcagttgtgtaaaaaaaagactaatgtttgtggaaccctcaggaaaaaccgtggcgaaccacagatcatcagagagccgtcaaagacagacttgggtgaggaggggaaggtggtgcgacacaacggccgggtactggtcttggcctggcaggacaagcgcCTGGTGAGAATGATAacaacctgccacaacgacaggatgcagagggtggaggtgtggcagaagggtcagcgggaaaaagtggcacagctcaaaccggagtgtgtggtacagtacaattcctgcatgaatggggtggacaaactagaccagaacattgcgtactaccccttcatcaggaaaactcaaaactggacaaaaaagtttgtcgcctatttgttccagatttgtgtgtacaatgcctatgtgttgttcaggtccaggaacccagggatcaagaaatcgcaccttgatttcatgaaggacattgcaaggtcctggactgaaaaggggtacgtgtcacatgaggggggcgaggagatggaggtcgaagacgtgctgcaaaccaggtcaGTCAGAAACCgagacccagaaggcagactcgatggcctgatgtccaggcacaagctggaacgtttgtgggccaccacaaagaaggcacatccctcaaggaaatgtcgggtgtgtgttagaaggggtgggaggagtgagaccaggatgtggtgcaaggcctgtcgtattcccctgcatgcaggagaatgcttcactgTTTATCACACTCAAAAGAAATATGATTGA
- the ubtd2 gene encoding ubiquitin domain-containing protein 2 isoform X1, with amino-acid sequence MGGCVGSHHDSSGSLNENSDGTGVALGRNQPLKRERPKWKSDYPMTEGQLRSKRDEFWDTAPAFEGRKEIWDALRAAASAFESNDHLLAQAILDGASITLPHGALTECYDELGNRYQLPVYCLSPPVNMIEERSEELDCSDPDSGAADPSIGSASDPASGGECQLRLRLSTGRDLRLAVRSTDTVGIMKRRLQSHEGVPAATQRWFFSGRPLTDRLRLDQLNISRDYVVQVIISQPPPPEPVSTPGHTPEATGPVTVESVAPLPHKPTSVEN; translated from the exons ATGGGTGGCTGTGTGGGGAGCCACCACGACTCCTCGGGCAGCCTGAACGAGAACTCGGACGGCACTGGAG TGGCTCTAGGGCGTAACCAGCCCCTGAAGAGAGAGCGGCCTAAATGGAAAAGCGACTACCCAATGACTGAAGGCCAGCTTCGCAGCAAGAGAGATGAGTTCTGGGATACGGCACCGGCGTTTGAAGGCAGGAAGGAGATATGGGATGCGTTGCGGGCAGCGGCCAGTGCCTTTGAGAGCAATGACCACTTGCTGGCTCAAGCCATCCTGGACGGGGCCAGCATCACACTGCCTCACG GGGCTCTGACTGAATGTTATGATGAACTGGGAAATCGATACCAGCTGCCGGTCTACTGCCTCTCCCCTCCAGTCAACATGATTGAAGAGCGATCTGAGGAGCTCGACTGTTCGGATCCCGACTCCGGAGCCGCAGATCCATCAATAGGTAGTGCCAGTGATCCAGCTTCAGGAGGGGAGTGCCAGCTCCGGCTGCGACTCTCCACGGGCCGTGACCTCCGACTGGCAGTCCGTTCCACGGACACAGTGGGCATAATGAAGCGTCGCCTGCAGAGTCATGAAGGTGTGCCTGCCGCCACCCAGCGCTGGTTTTTCTCAGGTCGGCCTCTGACTGACAGGCTGCGCTTGGACCAACTAAACATCTCCAGGGACTACGTGGTGCAGGTCATCATAAgccagccaccaccaccagagccaGTATCAACACCAGGACACACACCAGAGGCCACTGGGCCAGTAACCGTGGAGAGCGTGGCTCCACTGCCACATAAGCCCACATCGGTGGAAAATTAA
- the il12bb gene encoding interleukin-12 subunit beta has protein sequence MHLLFLMVLHFTISCVSTDICKQDNPKVLMSNVLVLSVPYGRNTKEYVCLTCGEAHQTKLVFWKKNGLELNPALVGNNITVLVEEMNGGNYTCHDSTDREYLNHTVIMVQQYKDNSIDGDYKEYWILEKQSPEEVYIQCSAPNYQGSFQCTWKKTRSRSHAAVLLVNAKRDLEYIPCELNADGSGIHCHHANCQSEEEKHRIELTVYMYSHSRLELYATKFFLRQIVRPDKIPNLRSDNGNMFTWSYPDSWEKPCSYFRLEFQVKVVHNRQSCDSEDSILHATTEETKHMIGIKANKYIFCVRAKDKYTDGPFSPWSHCMVKKPHLTCQLEP, from the exons ATGCACCTGTTGTTCCTCATGGTCCTGCATTTCACAATAAGCTGTGTCAGTACTGACATCTGCAAACAAGACAATCCAAAAGTTTTAATGAGTAATG tTCTGGTCCTCAGTGTGCCTTATGGAAGAAATACCAAGGAGTATGTTTGTCTCACCTGTGGAGAGGCTCATCAGACCAAGCTTGTGTTTTGGAAGAAAAATG GCTTGGAGCTAAACCCAGCTCTGGTGGGAAACAACATCACGGTCCtggtggaggaaatgaatggAGGAAACTACACTTGTCATGATAGCACAGACAGAGAATACCTCAACCACACTGTGATCATGGTCCAACAATACAAAGACAACAGCATTGATGGAGACTATAAAGAATACTGGATACTGGAAAAACAATCCCCTGAAGAAG TTTATATCCAGTGTTCAGCACCCAACTATCAGGGCTCCTTCCAGTGCACCTGGAAAAAGACCAGGTCCAGATCCCACGCTGCTGTACTCCTGGTGAATGCAAAACG GGATTTGGAATACATTCCCTGTGAGCTGAATGCTGATGGGTCAGGGATTCACTGCCATCATGCCAACTGCCAAAGTGAAGAGGAAAAGCACCGCATCGAGCTCACTGTTTACATGTACAGCCACTCTCGACTGGAGTTATATGCAACAAAATTCTTCCTGAGACAAATTG TGAGGCCGGATAAAATCCCCAACCTACGCAGTGACAATGGTAACATGTTCACTTGGAGCTACCCCGACTCCTGGGAGAAGCCCTGCTCCTACTTTCGTCTGGAGTTTCAGGTCAAAGTGGTCCACAACAGACAAAGCTGTGACAGTGAAGATTCAATACTG CACGCAACTACTGAGGAAACTAAACACATGATTGGTATCAAAGCCAATAAGTATATATTTTGCGTGCGAGCTAAGGACAAATATACCGATGGACCGTTCAGCCCCTGGAGCCACTGCAT GGTGAAAAAACCTCATCTGACCTGTCAACTGGAGCCATGA
- the ubtd2 gene encoding ubiquitin domain-containing protein 2 isoform X2: MTEGQLRSKRDEFWDTAPAFEGRKEIWDALRAAASAFESNDHLLAQAILDGASITLPHGALTECYDELGNRYQLPVYCLSPPVNMIEERSEELDCSDPDSGAADPSIGSASDPASGGECQLRLRLSTGRDLRLAVRSTDTVGIMKRRLQSHEGVPAATQRWFFSGRPLTDRLRLDQLNISRDYVVQVIISQPPPPEPVSTPGHTPEATGPVTVESVAPLPHKPTSVEN; encoded by the exons ATGACTGAAGGCCAGCTTCGCAGCAAGAGAGATGAGTTCTGGGATACGGCACCGGCGTTTGAAGGCAGGAAGGAGATATGGGATGCGTTGCGGGCAGCGGCCAGTGCCTTTGAGAGCAATGACCACTTGCTGGCTCAAGCCATCCTGGACGGGGCCAGCATCACACTGCCTCACG GGGCTCTGACTGAATGTTATGATGAACTGGGAAATCGATACCAGCTGCCGGTCTACTGCCTCTCCCCTCCAGTCAACATGATTGAAGAGCGATCTGAGGAGCTCGACTGTTCGGATCCCGACTCCGGAGCCGCAGATCCATCAATAGGTAGTGCCAGTGATCCAGCTTCAGGAGGGGAGTGCCAGCTCCGGCTGCGACTCTCCACGGGCCGTGACCTCCGACTGGCAGTCCGTTCCACGGACACAGTGGGCATAATGAAGCGTCGCCTGCAGAGTCATGAAGGTGTGCCTGCCGCCACCCAGCGCTGGTTTTTCTCAGGTCGGCCTCTGACTGACAGGCTGCGCTTGGACCAACTAAACATCTCCAGGGACTACGTGGTGCAGGTCATCATAAgccagccaccaccaccagagccaGTATCAACACCAGGACACACACCAGAGGCCACTGGGCCAGTAACCGTGGAGAGCGTGGCTCCACTGCCACATAAGCCCACATCGGTGGAAAATTAA